One genomic region from Sphingobacterium multivorum encodes:
- a CDS encoding ISAon1 family transposase N-terminal region protein, with translation MQDAERKLLSLLMPEGLLEYFQILEVDQVDNQLHIYLDELNISPTGYENSKLESKGFMPSTEISDFPIRGQKVTLHIRRRRWTVLDTGQIITRDWNLVREGTRMTTEFGLFLKKIFG, from the coding sequence TTGCAAGACGCCGAACGTAAATTACTATCGCTATTGATGCCCGAAGGGCTTTTAGAATACTTTCAGATTTTAGAAGTCGATCAGGTTGACAATCAACTCCACATTTATTTAGACGAGCTTAATATTTCTCCAACAGGCTATGAGAACAGCAAGCTGGAGTCAAAGGGCTTTATGCCTTCTACAGAGATTTCCGACTTTCCCATTAGAGGTCAGAAAGTTACATTACATATCCGCCGCCGTCGCTGGACAGTCTTAGATACGGGACAGATTATCACAAGAGATTGGAACCTGGTCCGTGAAGGTACCCGAATGACAACTGAATTCGGGCTTTTTTTAAAGAAGATATTTGGATAA
- the chrA gene encoding chromate efflux transporter — MNVEDEDHRQQPIFREAMWFWFVLGWISFGGTTGHVTIMHDFLVEKKRWVSNRKFFQALNACMLLPGPEAHQLTIYLGWKLHGLKGGVLAGLFFIVPSLLIIFGLSALYAHYGNKALLIALFSGLKPAVLAIIIFATFRVGQKSLVSIWHYMVALAAFLLSYFAEVPMPWIIVGVIAFGLLRYAILSKTSKINAHHEKEDKQLESAYYINTLEKRPSISYRHISLQVLLFFFLWLIPLSILLFFTIDTEFWKTLSFLFTKSAYLTIGGSYTVIPYVAALVTEKLFWLSKSQMIDGFALAETTPGPLVVVLAYVGFMAGFNHFHQSYSMAALGLIATAYFTFLPNFALIFVGAPLIERTQKNACIQFILSLVTASVVGVIVNLACYLGLGILFPSRVSSWYAIEPMALVWLLFSLFLLFNYKIGMLKLILLSLAYGFLLFLWR, encoded by the coding sequence ATGAATGTAGAAGACGAAGATCATAGACAGCAGCCAATTTTTCGGGAAGCCATGTGGTTTTGGTTTGTTTTAGGTTGGATAAGTTTTGGTGGAACAACTGGTCATGTGACCATTATGCACGATTTTTTGGTCGAAAAGAAAAGATGGGTAAGCAACAGGAAGTTTTTTCAGGCTCTCAATGCCTGTATGTTGTTGCCGGGACCTGAAGCGCACCAATTGACGATCTATTTAGGATGGAAGCTGCACGGATTAAAAGGAGGTGTGTTGGCGGGACTATTTTTTATTGTTCCTTCACTTCTCATTATATTTGGACTCAGTGCACTATATGCACACTATGGCAACAAAGCCTTGCTTATTGCTTTATTTTCGGGTTTAAAACCTGCAGTTCTAGCGATCATTATATTTGCAACCTTTCGGGTGGGGCAGAAATCTCTTGTCAGCATATGGCATTATATGGTCGCATTGGCTGCCTTTCTGCTATCGTATTTTGCTGAGGTTCCAATGCCCTGGATTATTGTGGGGGTGATCGCTTTCGGTCTACTACGCTATGCAATCTTGTCAAAAACTTCCAAAATAAATGCCCATCATGAAAAGGAAGATAAGCAGCTCGAATCGGCTTATTATATCAATACGCTCGAAAAACGGCCCTCCATATCTTACCGTCATATTTCTCTTCAGGTTCTGCTGTTTTTCTTCTTATGGTTGATTCCGCTGTCCATTTTACTGTTTTTTACCATCGATACGGAATTTTGGAAGACACTTTCTTTTTTGTTTACAAAGTCTGCTTATTTGACGATTGGAGGTTCTTATACAGTCATTCCCTATGTTGCGGCCCTTGTGACAGAGAAATTGTTTTGGCTTTCCAAGAGTCAGATGATAGATGGATTTGCGCTTGCAGAGACAACTCCGGGGCCTTTAGTGGTCGTTTTGGCCTATGTTGGTTTCATGGCAGGCTTCAATCATTTTCATCAGTCCTATTCCATGGCAGCACTAGGTTTGATCGCTACAGCATATTTTACCTTTTTGCCAAACTTTGCCTTGATTTTTGTTGGAGCACCACTGATCGAACGGACCCAAAAAAATGCATGTATACAATTTATTCTGTCTTTAGTAACTGCATCGGTCGTTGGTGTAATCGTTAATTTAGCTTGTTATTTAGGGTTAGGAATTCTTTTTCCAAGTAGGGTCAGTTCTTGGTATGCCATTGAGCCGATGGCTTTGGTCTGGTTGCTATTTTCACTTTTTCTTTTATTCAACTATAAAATAGGCATGTTGAAACTTATACTGTTAAGTTTGGCCTACGGCTTTCTCTTATTTTTATGGCGATAA
- a CDS encoding ABC transporter ATP-binding protein — protein sequence MDVKELYVDSVQFSYHKNQQNINGAYLKCHTGDIIALLGRNGSGKSTFLKIIFGSLEAKFSYILINGKRTKKAYLTGKIGYLPQSSFLPTEEKVKNLIGLLVDNKEIKKELMADKRIQSLEDKKVYQLSGGELRYLEVWLLISQPTDFLLLDEPFTGIEPIYMVFITELIERFKKTKGFIISDHNYSHLLNIATQIILLQNGCCQQIHDKKDLEFFYVPYGTFDV from the coding sequence ATGGATGTTAAAGAGTTATATGTAGATTCAGTTCAATTCAGTTATCATAAAAACCAACAAAATATCAATGGGGCCTACTTGAAATGCCATACAGGGGATATTATTGCCCTGCTTGGAAGAAATGGCAGTGGAAAATCCACGTTCTTGAAGATTATATTTGGGTCTTTAGAAGCCAAATTTAGTTATATACTAATCAATGGGAAAAGGACTAAAAAAGCTTATTTAACAGGAAAAATTGGTTATTTACCCCAATCTTCTTTCCTTCCTACTGAAGAGAAAGTAAAAAACTTAATCGGCCTTTTAGTCGATAACAAAGAGATTAAAAAAGAGCTTATGGCGGATAAACGTATACAATCGCTGGAGGACAAAAAGGTTTATCAATTATCTGGTGGGGAACTGCGTTATCTCGAAGTTTGGCTGTTAATATCTCAACCTACCGACTTTTTGCTTTTAGACGAGCCCTTTACCGGTATTGAGCCAATTTACATGGTTTTTATTACAGAATTGATAGAACGCTTCAAGAAAACGAAAGGATTTATCATATCGGACCATAATTACTCTCACTTATTAAATATTGCAACACAGATCATCTTATTGCAAAATGGCTGCTGTCAACAAATTCATGATAAGAAAGATCTTGAGTTTTTTTATGTCCCATATGGAACTTTTGATGTATGA
- a CDS encoding DUF1573 domain-containing protein: protein MESPSLLKKHSRILGSTYLIMIFLSIISCKSNADIKFLAEDLQIGNIKIGESKEIITQLTNIGNDTLLIENVSAGCHCTNVIINRKKVSPGEKADINLTLKAGKDMKDNDKINVPIVIRSNTKNKFDEFYISGTARM from the coding sequence ATGGAATCACCTTCATTATTAAAAAAACACAGTAGAATATTAGGTAGCACTTATCTGATCATGATTTTTCTTTCAATTATTTCTTGCAAGTCTAATGCCGATATTAAATTTTTAGCAGAAGATCTTCAAATCGGTAATATCAAAATAGGAGAAAGTAAAGAAATCATTACTCAATTGACAAATATAGGAAACGATACTCTTTTAATTGAAAACGTTTCTGCTGGTTGTCATTGTACAAATGTAATTATTAATAGAAAGAAAGTGTCACCTGGAGAAAAAGCAGATATTAATCTTACTTTGAAAGCAGGTAAAGACATGAAAGACAATGATAAAATAAATGTTCCAATAGTTATTAGGAGCAATACTAAAAACAAATTCGACGAATTCTACATTAGCGGAACAGCAAGAATGTAA
- a CDS encoding pirin family protein: MSNIAIVIEERAADIGNFLVGRLLPFRQKRMVGPFIFIDHMGPDNIAEPHFMDIAPHPHIGLSTLTYLFEGSIMHRDSLGNAVEIKPGAVNWMTAGKGVTHSERTPEQLRSTPHDLHGLQIWVALPKELEKMEPNFVHIEEPQLPHWTEDGVSYRLIAGEIKDHRSEVPVYSPLYLIEIKAEKDATIKLGDHLYGESGLYILHGTVHAEGQEFGPKQILVAKDAKLCEFKMEAGTSVYIFGGEPFPEQRYIDWNFVASDIETLKIAREKWEKHEFPKVPGDDGYIPIPPVNPTLGQKKA, encoded by the coding sequence ATGTCAAATATTGCAATAGTTATTGAAGAAAGAGCCGCTGACATAGGCAATTTCTTAGTTGGGCGACTTCTTCCTTTCAGGCAGAAACGTATGGTCGGCCCTTTTATCTTTATCGACCACATGGGACCTGATAACATTGCCGAACCGCACTTTATGGATATTGCACCACATCCGCATATCGGGTTATCCACATTGACTTATCTATTCGAAGGTAGCATTATGCACCGTGACAGCTTAGGAAATGCCGTTGAGATCAAACCTGGAGCAGTCAATTGGATGACGGCAGGTAAGGGTGTTACACACTCCGAACGAACCCCGGAACAACTGCGATCGACGCCGCACGACCTCCATGGACTGCAGATTTGGGTGGCCCTACCAAAAGAACTCGAAAAAATGGAGCCTAATTTTGTTCACATAGAAGAACCGCAACTTCCACATTGGACCGAAGATGGCGTATCCTATCGCTTAATTGCAGGAGAAATTAAAGATCACCGTTCCGAGGTCCCCGTATACAGCCCATTATACCTTATTGAAATCAAAGCGGAAAAAGATGCAACTATTAAACTAGGTGATCATCTATATGGCGAAAGTGGATTATATATCCTGCATGGGACTGTTCATGCGGAAGGTCAGGAATTCGGTCCAAAGCAGATTTTAGTTGCCAAAGATGCGAAACTGTGTGAATTCAAAATGGAGGCTGGAACCTCGGTCTACATTTTTGGTGGCGAACCTTTTCCTGAACAACGCTATATCGACTGGAACTTCGTCGCTTCGGACATTGAAACATTAAAAATAGCGCGCGAAAAATGGGAAAAACATGAATTTCCAAAGGTTCCTGGAGATGACGGCTATATTCCAATCCCGCCAGTAAATCCAACTTTAGGGCAGAAAAAAGCTTAG
- a CDS encoding bacteriocin fulvocin C-related protein produces the protein MNKLSLFTLLSCCILFLGSCSKESQSIQTTDESNSNLTKAMMSLKTSDARKASFADQLSNEEKISFVENRLNSVILELELDENQIHLINELKPFLKPELYIRGSKLNQDAIEFTIRWGERAIKLFSKEQLAYIFSFKTFDEFKQAATNVNIKSTTRAGVEDCDCSTQSDWCSAGTECGGPACGFQSYACGTLYLWHCDGLCT, from the coding sequence ATGAACAAATTATCTTTATTTACTTTGCTTTCATGTTGCATATTATTTCTTGGTTCATGCAGCAAAGAAAGCCAGTCCATTCAAACCACTGATGAAAGTAACTCAAACCTAACTAAAGCTATGATGTCCTTAAAAACATCGGATGCAAGAAAGGCAAGTTTTGCTGACCAATTATCCAATGAAGAGAAAATTTCATTCGTTGAAAATAGGTTAAATTCAGTTATATTGGAATTAGAGCTTGATGAGAACCAAATTCATTTGATAAATGAACTAAAACCATTTCTAAAACCAGAATTATATATTAGAGGAAGTAAGCTAAATCAAGATGCTATTGAATTTACCATACGATGGGGCGAAAGGGCTATTAAACTATTTTCAAAAGAGCAACTAGCTTACATATTCTCTTTTAAAACATTTGATGAATTTAAACAAGCAGCGACGAATGTTAATATTAAAAGCACAACAAGAGCTGGTGTAGAAGATTGTGACTGTTCAACCCAAAGCGATTGGTGTAGTGCAGGTACTGAATGTGGAGGACCTGCATGTGGTTTCCAAAGTTATGCTTGTGGTACACTATATCTATGGCATTGTGATGGTCTTTGTACATAA
- a CDS encoding DNA-directed RNA polymerase subunit alpha C-terminal domain-containing protein encodes MKELEIDIFINGKKQRIDLGSMDLDSLTRLSMKLRLLLQDNDFILSHIRGADLWELKGKLGNRTINILYKNGISTVAALSSSSFNELALFQRIGRKALAEIRILVAEIGK; translated from the coding sequence ATGAAAGAGCTTGAAATAGATATTTTCATTAATGGAAAAAAACAAAGGATTGACCTTGGCTCAATGGATCTTGATTCGCTAACCAGACTATCCATGAAGCTAAGGCTGCTATTGCAAGACAATGATTTCATATTGTCCCATATCAGGGGTGCAGATCTCTGGGAATTGAAAGGTAAGCTAGGGAACAGGACAATAAATATTCTCTATAAGAACGGTATAAGTACTGTCGCAGCTCTTTCTTCAAGTTCCTTTAACGAGCTTGCCCTATTTCAAAGAATTGGCAGAAAAGCGCTTGCAGAAATTAGGATACTGGTGGCTGAGATCGGTAAGTAG
- a CDS encoding DUF502 domain-containing protein: MFSKLIRGFINYLIRGILVVVPLAGAIFLIVWIVASVDSALNLTEHFLEDDRGHPLYIPGIGILTVILVLVLAGLIFTNFVTDPIKVWINHQIQRIPLLNTLYSSIKDFTEAFVGDAKKFNEPVLVTVNEFGLKKIGFLTQHDLKSIGLEEEVMVYFPYSYSFAGQVVIISADKVKKLDMSPTDAMKLVVSGGVSGIAH, translated from the coding sequence ATGTTTAGCAAATTAATTAGAGGCTTTATTAATTATTTGATAAGAGGTATCCTGGTGGTGGTTCCTCTAGCTGGTGCTATTTTTTTAATAGTCTGGATTGTTGCATCAGTTGATTCGGCATTGAATCTAACTGAACATTTTTTGGAAGATGATAGAGGGCATCCCTTGTATATTCCGGGAATAGGTATTCTGACCGTTATTTTGGTGTTGGTTTTGGCAGGGCTTATTTTTACAAATTTTGTTACAGATCCAATTAAAGTGTGGATTAATCATCAGATCCAGCGGATTCCACTTTTAAATACATTATATTCTTCGATTAAAGATTTTACAGAGGCCTTTGTTGGTGACGCAAAGAAATTTAATGAACCTGTCTTGGTAACGGTGAATGAGTTTGGTCTGAAGAAGATAGGTTTCTTAACGCAACATGATTTAAAAAGCATTGGGCTTGAAGAAGAGGTTATGGTGTATTTTCCATATTCATATTCTTTTGCGGGACAGGTTGTCATTATCAGTGCAGACAAGGTGAAAAAATTAGATATGTCGCCAACAGATGCCATGAAATTGGTTGTGTCCGGTGGTGTGAGCGGGATAGCCCATTAG
- a CDS encoding ISAon1 family transposase, whose protein sequence is MDNYPVSAQLVGLFFQMDGKQLQDQYKNHLSDFHDWGQKPHAERWTLFPGNISERLSIDETSFSNGELYTIVSSKSAKGRKGTILATIRGTKTEDIMTVLERIPLRSRNKVKEVTMDMSPNMAKAIRRCFRNARRMVDRFHVQKLAYDAVQELRIRYRWEVLDAESKKIMESRKGGIPYEPELLPNGDKLKQLLARSRHLLFKHLGRWSENQKHRAEQLFMRFPKLKLAYDLGIALGDIFNKCRDKKIAFTKLGLWHNQVENAGIASFESVARSIAAHHQYILHYFDNRSTNASAESFNAKLKAFRSVFRSVRDTTFFLYRVMKLYA, encoded by the coding sequence TTGGATAACTATCCTGTAAGTGCCCAATTGGTAGGATTATTCTTCCAGATGGACGGCAAGCAACTTCAGGATCAATACAAGAACCATCTCAGTGACTTCCATGATTGGGGCCAAAAGCCACATGCAGAGCGATGGACTCTTTTCCCCGGGAATATCTCCGAACGCTTGAGCATCGATGAGACCAGTTTTAGCAACGGTGAATTATATACCATTGTTAGCAGTAAATCGGCAAAAGGGCGTAAAGGGACGATTTTGGCAACTATCAGGGGCACAAAGACTGAGGATATCATGACTGTTCTTGAGCGAATACCTTTACGTTCAAGGAATAAGGTAAAGGAGGTGACCATGGATATGTCACCGAACATGGCTAAGGCAATCCGTAGATGTTTCAGGAATGCCAGGCGTATGGTCGATCGGTTCCATGTCCAAAAGTTAGCTTACGATGCAGTGCAGGAACTCCGTATCAGGTATCGTTGGGAAGTATTGGATGCGGAAAGCAAGAAGATAATGGAATCGCGAAAGGGAGGAATCCCATATGAACCCGAGTTGTTGCCTAATGGAGACAAGCTCAAACAGCTACTGGCTAGATCCAGACACCTCTTGTTCAAGCATCTAGGCCGATGGTCCGAAAATCAGAAACACCGAGCTGAACAGTTGTTCATGCGGTTTCCCAAACTAAAGCTGGCTTATGACCTTGGAATTGCCCTGGGGGACATATTCAATAAATGCAGGGACAAAAAGATAGCATTTACCAAACTGGGACTGTGGCATAATCAGGTTGAGAATGCGGGCATCGCCTCTTTTGAGAGCGTAGCAAGATCCATTGCAGCACATCATCAATATATCCTACACTACTTCGACAACAGAAGCACCAATGCTTCAGCAGAATCTTTCAATGCAAAGCTCAAAGCTTTCAGGAGTGTCTTTCGTAGCGTAAGAGACACCACATTCTTCTTATATAGAGTAATGAAACTGTATGCTTAA
- a CDS encoding bifunctional UDP-N-acetylmuramoyl-tripeptide:D-alanyl-D-alanine ligase/alanine racemase codes for MYKISEIAQILHPNRTFITDPNSFVQHLFYDSRKIVQADNGIFFALQKNRDGHRYIREAYDKGVRNFVLQIDSAQEMEFLEANILWVADSLVAMQELATFHRKKFDYPVIGITGSNGKTIVKEWLFQLMSPEYKIYRSPKSYNSQLGVALSLWGLSDQYNLALIEAGISEKGEMQRLEQMIKPTMGLLTNIGVAHKAGFKSKEEKIYEKLELFKHVETMIFPNTYLENVQLPYRPRKFSWGLDEGLSLEVYSIKQVNDRFTMVTFYYTGRTFAVEVPFVDKGNVENAINCVAVMLRFGYENEVIASRIKELQPVAMRLELKKGKKNSSIIDDSYSNDLDALQIALEFLNQQGQHPFKMLILSDIPGVTIEDEKSLSKLRRLLSEYRLDKLILIGEVLPKLAAQFDVPSISYSDTAAFLADIRSLSFENATVLLKGGREFHFERISQLLVAKSHDTVLEINLNALENNLNVYRQLLPKHVKLMTMVKAFSYGSGSFEIANLLQFNRVDYLTVAFADEGVDLRGAGITLPIVVMSPDESSFESIVQYNLEPEIYSFRILFSFLNFLKTKQITFFPIHIKIDTGMHRLGFMPDEVNRLIAVLRTEAVLEVKSAFSHLASAGNEKDREFTQRQIDLLDEFTKRLESGLGYSFLRHIAATSGIELWPNAYFDMVRLGIGLYGIDIERHDLPIREASTLKTNVTQIKYLPASETVGYNRHGVLYRDSKIATIKIGYADGYDRRFGNGVGKMLVNGFLVPTIGDICMDMCMLDVTDVEVGEEDEVIVYPDIKSAAKAIGTIPYELLTSISQRVKRVYFYE; via the coding sequence ATGTACAAAATATCGGAAATCGCCCAGATTTTACATCCCAATCGCACATTTATCACGGATCCCAATTCTTTTGTCCAGCATTTATTTTACGACAGCCGTAAAATTGTCCAAGCGGACAACGGGATTTTTTTTGCACTTCAGAAGAATAGAGATGGCCACCGTTATATTAGAGAAGCTTATGATAAGGGAGTTCGTAATTTTGTGCTTCAAATCGATAGTGCACAGGAAATGGAGTTTTTGGAGGCTAACATTCTTTGGGTAGCGGATAGCTTGGTCGCTATGCAGGAACTGGCAACTTTTCATCGGAAGAAATTCGATTACCCGGTCATTGGAATCACTGGTAGCAATGGTAAAACGATAGTGAAAGAATGGCTTTTTCAGCTGATGTCTCCTGAATATAAGATCTATAGAAGTCCCAAGAGTTATAACTCTCAGCTCGGTGTGGCACTTTCGTTATGGGGACTATCCGATCAGTATAATCTTGCGCTGATCGAAGCAGGAATTTCAGAGAAAGGAGAAATGCAGCGCCTTGAGCAGATGATAAAACCAACCATGGGACTATTGACCAACATTGGTGTGGCACATAAAGCCGGTTTTAAATCGAAGGAGGAAAAGATTTATGAAAAGCTCGAGTTGTTTAAACATGTTGAAACCATGATTTTTCCGAATACTTACCTTGAAAATGTTCAATTGCCTTATCGGCCACGAAAATTTTCCTGGGGGCTTGATGAGGGGCTTTCTTTGGAGGTGTATTCCATCAAACAGGTCAACGACCGATTTACTATGGTAACCTTCTATTATACCGGGCGCACCTTTGCTGTTGAAGTACCGTTTGTGGATAAAGGAAATGTTGAGAATGCCATAAATTGTGTAGCGGTGATGCTACGTTTTGGTTATGAAAATGAAGTGATCGCATCGAGGATTAAAGAGTTGCAGCCTGTGGCGATGCGTCTTGAGTTAAAAAAAGGAAAAAAGAATAGCTCCATTATCGATGACTCGTATAGTAATGATCTGGATGCACTACAAATAGCCCTGGAGTTTTTAAATCAACAGGGCCAGCATCCGTTCAAGATGTTGATATTATCGGATATTCCCGGTGTTACTATCGAAGATGAAAAAAGCTTGTCCAAGCTGAGACGTTTGCTTAGTGAGTATCGTTTGGATAAATTGATATTGATAGGTGAAGTGTTGCCTAAATTGGCTGCACAATTTGATGTGCCTTCCATTTCATATAGCGATACTGCTGCTTTTTTGGCCGATATAAGGTCGCTTTCTTTTGAAAATGCGACGGTATTACTGAAAGGAGGACGGGAGTTTCATTTTGAACGTATCAGTCAGCTTTTGGTCGCAAAATCACATGATACAGTGCTTGAAATCAATTTGAATGCACTGGAAAACAATCTAAATGTATACCGCCAGTTGTTGCCGAAGCATGTTAAGCTGATGACGATGGTCAAAGCTTTCTCTTACGGTAGTGGAAGTTTCGAGATAGCAAATCTTTTGCAATTTAATCGGGTGGATTATCTGACGGTCGCTTTTGCGGATGAGGGGGTGGATTTGCGCGGTGCGGGAATCACATTGCCTATTGTGGTAATGAGTCCGGATGAAAGTTCTTTTGAGTCCATCGTTCAGTACAACCTTGAACCGGAGATTTATAGCTTTAGAATATTGTTTTCCTTCTTGAATTTTCTGAAAACGAAACAGATAACTTTCTTTCCGATTCATATTAAGATAGATACTGGCATGCATCGGTTGGGTTTTATGCCTGACGAGGTCAATCGTTTAATAGCTGTGTTGCGTACGGAAGCGGTTTTAGAGGTTAAATCTGCCTTTTCCCATTTAGCGTCTGCAGGCAATGAAAAGGACCGGGAATTTACACAGCGACAAATTGATCTGCTGGATGAGTTTACGAAACGTCTGGAAAGTGGTCTAGGATATTCCTTTCTACGTCATATTGCAGCAACATCGGGTATTGAACTATGGCCGAATGCGTATTTTGATATGGTCAGGTTAGGGATAGGTCTCTATGGTATCGATATTGAGCGGCATGATTTACCCATTAGGGAGGCGAGTACCTTGAAAACTAATGTGACGCAGATTAAATACCTCCCGGCAAGTGAGACCGTAGGTTATAATAGGCACGGTGTTCTGTATAGAGATAGTAAGATCGCCACGATTAAAATTGGTTATGCGGACGGCTACGATAGGCGTTTTGGTAATGGTGTCGGTAAAATGTTGGTTAACGGTTTTTTAGTCCCTACTATAGGTGATATCTGTATGGATATGTGTATGCTGGATGTAACGGATGTGGAAGTTGGAGAGGAAGATGAAGTTATCGTGTACCCTGATATAAAGTCAGCAGCGAAGGCTATAGGAACGATCCCTTATGAACTGCTGACCAGTATTTCCCAACGCGTAAAAAGAGTATATTTTTATGAATAA
- a CDS encoding regulatory protein RecX, whose amino-acid sequence MFDEEKRNKKILTQHQAQLKAESYCVYQERAQQEVRDKLYSWGLHEVEVENILANLIADNFLNEERFAIAYCNGKLRMKGWGKVKIKQALKAKRVSEQLIKIAFKQIDLDEYEQILNHIIDKKLREISGKDRYAVKNKVYQFALSRGFESDLIFSILNSKEL is encoded by the coding sequence ATGTTTGACGAGGAAAAAAGAAATAAGAAGATATTAACGCAGCATCAGGCACAGTTGAAAGCGGAAAGCTATTGCGTCTATCAAGAACGCGCACAGCAAGAAGTACGCGATAAGCTCTACAGCTGGGGACTACACGAAGTAGAAGTCGAAAATATTTTGGCCAATTTGATCGCCGATAATTTTTTAAATGAAGAACGCTTTGCTATTGCCTACTGTAACGGAAAGCTCCGCATGAAAGGCTGGGGTAAAGTAAAAATCAAGCAGGCACTCAAGGCAAAACGGGTATCCGAACAATTGATAAAAATTGCATTTAAGCAAATCGATCTCGATGAATATGAACAAATCTTAAATCACATCATTGACAAAAAACTCCGTGAGATTAGTGGCAAGGACCGCTATGCGGTTAAAAACAAAGTTTATCAGTTTGCACTATCTCGCGGATTTGAGAGTGATTTAATTTTTTCTATACTGAATTCAAAGGAGTTATAA
- a CDS encoding O-antigen ligase family protein: protein MYTLFYRKKSIFAFIFLVIIQLFAVFLIFICFSRGTWISLLLSTIIFLIVRYRKTHRPIIKKVLVPFLILIIPIGIHLYNLKPVSANGRILIWKISSGIIKDNPLFGIGEGNFAYSFLNHQHEYFQSLENIKRYGSIISDIRFAFNDILHLLVEDGILGLSIFLLLLFIVTKMLYSIIKSSIDPKKRTFAFELLLMLCILILGGLTSYPLSLIPFKAIIVAIFALTVNTYLSTVSNNAISTLTKNKTLLLSTISILTSIILIFNVQRTYCALISWRDSVVYSDHLQLAKLRELTSVLSNDGYFLYYIGTRYLQNKDYVKAINYFKKAKLLYPHKDVYLQLANANIKMNDIRAAELEYKFLLSSFPNEIDFYSAIAHFYNESKEYKALEKIKERVQLLTPKGNAIPFERKRKEIINL from the coding sequence ATGTATACACTATTTTATAGAAAAAAGTCAATATTTGCTTTCATTTTTTTAGTAATTATCCAATTATTTGCAGTTTTCTTAATTTTCATATGCTTTTCGAGAGGAACCTGGATAAGTCTATTACTTTCCACAATCATTTTTCTAATTGTGCGATATAGGAAAACACATCGGCCAATTATTAAAAAGGTTTTGGTACCGTTTTTAATACTAATAATTCCTATAGGCATTCATCTCTATAACTTAAAACCTGTTTCGGCAAACGGAAGAATATTAATTTGGAAAATTTCATCTGGTATAATTAAAGACAATCCTCTATTCGGAATAGGAGAAGGGAATTTTGCATATAGTTTTTTAAACCATCAACATGAATACTTTCAATCATTGGAGAATATCAAAAGGTATGGATCGATTATTAGTGATATTCGTTTTGCATTTAATGATATACTTCATTTATTGGTGGAGGATGGCATATTAGGTCTATCCATTTTTCTTCTACTATTATTCATTGTTACTAAAATGCTTTACTCAATTATTAAAAGCTCCATAGATCCAAAAAAAAGAACTTTTGCATTTGAACTTCTTTTAATGCTTTGTATTTTAATCTTAGGCGGATTAACATCTTACCCACTTTCACTTATCCCCTTTAAAGCAATAATAGTTGCGATTTTTGCGCTTACAGTGAATACGTATCTTTCAACAGTCAGTAATAATGCTATTTCAACTTTAACAAAAAATAAGACTCTATTATTATCAACAATCTCTATATTAACATCAATCATTCTTATTTTTAATGTCCAAAGAACGTATTGTGCCTTGATTAGTTGGAGAGATTCGGTAGTTTATTCTGATCACCTACAACTAGCTAAATTAAGGGAGTTAACTTCAGTTCTTAGTAATGATGGTTATTTTTTATACTATATTGGCACTCGCTATTTGCAAAATAAAGATTACGTCAAAGCAATAAACTATTTCAAAAAAGCAAAATTACTCTATCCTCATAAGGATGTCTATTTACAACTAGCGAATGCCAATATTAAAATGAATGATATCCGAGCTGCTGAATTAGAGTATAAATTTTTATTAAGTTCATTCCCAAATGAAATTGATTTCTATTCAGCAATAGCTCATTTTTATAATGAGTCTAAAGAATACAAGGCTTTAGAAAAAATAAAAGAGAGAGTACAATTATTAACTCCAAAAGGGAATGCGATCCCATTCGAAAGAAAAAGAAAAGAGATTATTAATCTCTAA